Proteins found in one Helicobacter kayseriensis genomic segment:
- a CDS encoding hydrogenase small subunit — protein sequence MQIKERERIEKRLEELEKMPSFKEEHSIAQMLQEKGISRRDFMKWAGGIATMLALSPAYTPLIAKAAELSDRLPVIWLNLAECTGCSESLTRSEFPSIDSLIFDYISLEYHETLMAPSGWQAELSLQNAMEKYKGRYILMVEGGVPFGDEGRFLTIGAHAQTGKELAKDAISKSAAVFAIGTCSSFGGVQAAYPNPTNAKPLSSVSNRSIINVPGCPPSERNIVGTLMYYVLFGNLPALDAYSRPTWAYGTRIHDLCERRGRFDAGEFVENFGDEGAKKGYCLYKVGCKGPYTFNNCSVSKFNSGVSWPIQAGHGCIGCSEPNFWDTMAPYEKPLADRSFQSVFGGMGADWTADKVGLAVLTATAIGIAAHATIMKIKESKGE from the coding sequence ATGCAAATAAAAGAGAGGGAGCGGATAGAAAAACGCTTAGAAGAATTGGAAAAAATGCCCTCATTTAAAGAGGAGCATTCTATTGCACAAATGCTTCAAGAAAAGGGGATATCAAGAAGGGATTTTATGAAGTGGGCTGGAGGAATTGCAACAATGTTGGCACTTTCCCCAGCTTATACACCATTGATTGCAAAAGCTGCAGAGCTTAGTGATCGACTTCCCGTGATTTGGTTAAATCTGGCTGAATGTACAGGTTGCAGTGAGAGCCTTACAAGAAGTGAATTTCCAAGCATTGATAGTTTGATTTTTGATTATATTTCTTTAGAGTATCACGAAACCTTGATGGCTCCTTCAGGATGGCAAGCCGAACTTTCGCTACAAAATGCTATGGAAAAATACAAGGGTCGCTATATTTTAATGGTGGAGGGAGGGGTGCCTTTTGGAGATGAAGGAAGATTTTTAACTATCGGAGCACATGCACAAACTGGAAAGGAATTGGCAAAAGATGCAATTTCAAAAAGTGCTGCCGTGTTTGCAATTGGAACTTGTTCTAGCTTTGGGGGAGTGCAAGCAGCTTATCCTAACCCAACTAATGCAAAACCATTGAGTTCTGTTTCAAATCGAAGCATTATCAATGTCCCAGGATGTCCTCCTAGCGAGCGAAATATTGTGGGGACGCTCATGTATTATGTTTTATTTGGAAATTTACCTGCACTTGATGCTTATAGTCGTCCAACTTGGGCGTATGGGACAAGGATTCATGATCTTTGTGAAAGAAGAGGACGATTTGATGCTGGCGAGTTTGTGGAAAACTTTGGAGATGAGGGAGCAAAAAAGGGATATTGTCTTTACAAGGTAGGATGCAAAGGACCATATACATTCAATAATTGCTCTGTGAGCAAATTTAATAGTGGCGTTTCTTGGCCAATTCAAGCTGGACATGGTTGTATTGGTTGTAGCGAGCCTAACTTTTGGGATACGATGGCTCCATATGAGAAACCTCTTGCTGATAGAAGTTTTCAAAGTGTGTTTGGTGGAATGGGAGCTGATTGGACTGCAGATAAGGTAGGGCTTGCAGTTTTGACAGCGACAGCTATTGGGATTGCTGCTCATGCAACAATTATGAAAATCAAAGAGTCTAAAGGAGAGTAA
- a CDS encoding nickel-dependent hydrogenase large subunit, giving the protein MANKRIVIDPITRIEGHLRIEVEVDENNVITNAFSSSTLWRGLEVIVKGRDPKDVGLIVQRICGVCTSSHYRAGIEAVEDAIKVNLPLNAKYVRSMIAQALFLHDHIVHFYLLHGLDWVDVISALKADPKKAEQESFKYCKTPYATGEAELKAVQEKVQKMVDGGQLGIFANGYWGNKTYKLSPEQNLIALSHYLRAIEVQRDAAKLMAILGGKQPHPQSFVVGGVTCVRDLLDPSRLAEWKTRFENVKAFVDCAYYPDVLMAGKMYANEPSVVQEVSVPNFMSGDGIALNAQENLFNAGYILNKDLSQAFKIDENLIMEECTHSWYQENKPLHPYDGETEPNYTGFVEKMTIDGEGKNVAIPAINEKGKYSWIKSPRYDSKPFEVGPLACMLVGYAQGNERIKRVVDEFLQASGLPVKALFTTLGRTAGRMLQTKLIVDYGMETFNALIENLKNDESTYTPCPIDEKKEYRGRYIGEVPRGMLSHWIRIKDGKVENYQCVVPSTWNAGPEDSQGKKGPYEANLIGMKIEDITKPLEIIREIHSYDPCIACAVHVMDTKGNKLGEYKIDPKYLG; this is encoded by the coding sequence ATGGCAAATAAGAGAATCGTAATCGACCCTATTACAAGAATTGAGGGGCACTTGAGAATTGAAGTAGAAGTAGATGAAAATAATGTCATTACAAATGCTTTTTCCTCCTCTACTCTTTGGAGGGGTCTAGAGGTTATTGTCAAAGGAAGGGATCCTAAAGATGTGGGTCTTATTGTGCAAAGAATTTGTGGAGTATGTACTTCATCGCATTATCGTGCAGGAATTGAAGCTGTAGAAGATGCTATTAAGGTCAATCTTCCCTTGAATGCAAAGTATGTGAGATCCATGATCGCTCAAGCATTATTTTTGCATGACCATATTGTGCATTTTTATCTTTTGCATGGACTTGATTGGGTGGATGTGATTTCTGCACTTAAAGCTGATCCTAAAAAAGCCGAACAAGAGTCTTTTAAGTATTGTAAAACTCCTTATGCTACGGGAGAGGCAGAATTAAAAGCAGTGCAAGAAAAAGTTCAGAAAATGGTTGATGGTGGGCAATTAGGGATTTTTGCTAATGGATATTGGGGAAATAAAACTTATAAACTTTCTCCAGAGCAAAACCTAATCGCTCTTTCCCATTATTTGAGAGCGATTGAAGTTCAAAGAGATGCTGCAAAGCTTATGGCTATTTTGGGAGGAAAGCAACCTCATCCTCAAAGTTTTGTTGTTGGTGGGGTGACTTGTGTGAGGGATTTGCTCGATCCAAGTAGGTTAGCAGAGTGGAAAACGCGCTTTGAAAATGTAAAGGCTTTTGTGGATTGTGCATATTATCCTGATGTTTTAATGGCTGGGAAAATGTACGCCAATGAACCTAGTGTTGTTCAAGAGGTCAGTGTCCCAAACTTTATGTCAGGAGATGGAATTGCTCTTAATGCACAAGAAAATCTTTTCAATGCCGGCTATATCCTCAATAAAGATCTATCTCAAGCATTTAAAATTGATGAAAATCTGATTATGGAAGAATGCACACATTCGTGGTATCAGGAAAACAAGCCCTTGCATCCTTACGATGGAGAGACTGAGCCAAACTACACTGGATTTGTAGAAAAGATGACAATTGATGGCGAGGGGAAAAATGTCGCAATTCCTGCGATTAATGAAAAAGGTAAATATAGTTGGATCAAATCTCCCCGTTATGATTCCAAGCCTTTTGAGGTGGGACCACTTGCTTGTATGCTTGTGGGTTATGCTCAAGGAAATGAGAGAATCAAAAGAGTTGTTGATGAGTTCTTGCAAGCCTCAGGGCTTCCGGTAAAGGCACTCTTTACAACTCTTGGAAGAACCGCTGGTCGTATGCTCCAAACAAAGTTGATCGTAGATTATGGGATGGAGACATTTAATGCCCTTATTGAAAATCTTAAAAATGATGAGAGCACTTATACTCCATGTCCAATTGATGAGAAAAAAGAATATAGGGGTCGATATATTGGAGAAGTTCCAAGAGGGATGCTCAGCCATTGGATTAGGATCAAGGATGGTAAAGTTGAAAATTATCAATGCGTCGTTCCTTCGACATGGAATGCTGGTCCAGAAGATTCTCAAGGAAAAAAGGGGCCTTATGAGGCAAATCTAATCGGAATGAAAATCGAAGATATCACAAAGCCTCTTGAAATTATTCGTGAGATTCATAGTTATGATCCTTGCATTGCTTGTGCTGTTCATGTTATGGATACAAAAGGCAATAAACTTGGCGAATATAAGATTGATCCAAAATATCTTGGTTAG
- the cybH gene encoding Ni/Fe-hydrogenase, b-type cytochrome subunit: protein MHHYEPSLSFWVTHWARFICMVVLVVTGFYIAQPFIMPDADLSAPVNFLQAKLRFWHIAFGMLLFSATLIKTYLFFFSKSSSIERMSFSNVWSLKQWVSRIWFYLSLNGKLKDYGLYNPLQFVTYLGIYIALYGIIFTGLILAVHLYHNGMLGFLYPLLRPFEALLGGISNVRWIHHLLTWVFLIFLPIHIYMASFKHLYKKSYTKAHA, encoded by the coding sequence ATGCATCATTATGAACCAAGTCTATCTTTTTGGGTAACACATTGGGCAAGATTTATTTGTATGGTTGTTTTGGTTGTGACGGGTTTTTATATCGCACAGCCTTTCATCATGCCTGATGCAGATTTGAGTGCTCCTGTGAATTTTTTACAAGCCAAACTAAGATTTTGGCATATTGCATTTGGAATGCTGCTTTTTAGTGCGACATTAATCAAAACCTATTTATTCTTTTTCTCAAAAAGCTCTAGTATCGAAAGAATGTCTTTTTCGAATGTTTGGAGTTTGAAACAGTGGGTTTCAAGAATTTGGTTTTATCTATCTTTAAATGGAAAGTTGAAAGATTATGGGCTTTATAATCCTTTGCAATTTGTCACTTATCTGGGAATTTATATTGCACTCTATGGGATTATCTTTACAGGATTGATTCTTGCAGTTCATCTTTATCATAATGGAATGCTAGGCTTCTTATATCCTCTTTTGAGACCATTTGAGGCTTTATTGGGAGGGATTTCCAATGTGCGATGGATTCACCATCTTTTGACTTGGGTTTTCTTGATCTTTTTACCTATCCATATTTATATGGCTTCTTTTAAGCACTTGTATAAAAAAAGCTATACAAAGGCCCATGCTTGA
- a CDS encoding HyaD/HybD family hydrogenase maturation endopeptidase gives MKILILGIGNILFGDEGVGAHFAHYIDEKYQFLSKHQIVIIDGGTLAHQLIPLIVEFDRVILIDCIENEGGDYGDVFFFDYADMPMTISWQGSAHEVETLQTLEMMRTQGDIPSIKIMGVIPKRIGSDPTFALSDEVVGAVALMEEILCRYLLEIDPECQILSDSKVEIRAISQISFKRDMKQNDF, from the coding sequence TTGAAGATTTTAATTTTAGGGATTGGAAACATTCTGTTTGGAGATGAGGGGGTTGGGGCACACTTTGCTCATTATATTGATGAAAAATATCAATTTCTAAGCAAACATCAGATTGTCATTATTGATGGGGGAACTTTAGCCCATCAATTGATTCCTCTTATTGTGGAGTTTGATCGAGTAATTTTGATTGATTGTATTGAAAATGAAGGAGGGGATTATGGGGATGTGTTTTTCTTTGATTATGCGGATATGCCAATGACGATTAGTTGGCAGGGTAGTGCTCACGAAGTTGAGACCTTGCAAACTTTGGAAATGATGAGAACACAAGGCGATATACCATCAATTAAGATTATGGGCGTTATTCCTAAACGTATTGGAAGCGATCCTACCTTTGCTCTTTCTGATGAAGTGGTTGGAGCTGTAGCACTTATGGAAGAGATTCTGTGTAGATATCTTTTAGAAATTGATCCAGAGTGTCAGATTTTAAGCGATTCAAAAGTTGAGATTAGGGCTATTTCTCAAATCTCTTTTAAGAGGGATATGAAGCAAAATGATTTTTGA
- the hypF gene encoding carbamoyltransferase HypF, with protein sequence MKETLILFLQGRIQGIGFRPLVKNIAISLGLRGYVQNNGKGVEIVLQGEKKLYFLSTLQKKLPSIASIQTIQTRIDSCKEMKNFEILSSQLDLNVSIPPIPDFAFCKQCQDEILDQGHRRYFYPLINCTQCGPRFSVIQAFPYDRERTSMQSFEMCQECFEEYQDAQSRFFHAQPISCPKCSPKIFWMEEERRDYVQLFREVAEKILKGEVVCIQSNGGFHLICDATQEQAVMKIRALKSRPKKPLALMCKDIRQARQYAKISAQEEKLLTSKEAPIVLLESKKTLKNVSRDRLGIMLAYTPIHRLLFEFLEMPLIATSANFKGSPIVYQAREAYRLTPFVLWHQRAIIQPIEDSIVQVVSTQDTIVIRNARGYAPTSFSLSEKVPYPMLAMGANQKSSFAFAFEDLIVVSPYIGDLNQLEVFERFKQSIYKMQEMYQLDFKEIICDLHPQYESTKLAYEMSSAPLQIQHHYAHALSVCFEHQLSSRVLSFCFDGTGYGEDGAIWGGEVMLVDPISYERLLHFKYFPLLGGERAIKEIWRNFFALLDNEIMMEKKEEFFIRRGKTLQEIQTLDLMKQRKINSPQTSSVGRIFDAIAWVCGLEAQEYEGESGEWIESLYCEEVSEFYPFCVQSGEICLDFQSIFDDAYCNLDPSIIATKFLNTLVELIVQIAQKDSYEVVLCGGVFCNRILSAKVLKRMRENHQKCYIGEKIPPNDNGIAIGQLYFLLQRRRNAG encoded by the coding sequence ATGAAAGAAACTTTGATACTTTTTCTTCAAGGACGCATTCAGGGGATAGGATTTCGCCCACTTGTTAAAAATATCGCTATTTCTTTGGGACTTAGGGGATATGTGCAAAATAATGGAAAAGGTGTTGAAATCGTATTGCAGGGGGAGAAAAAACTTTATTTTCTCTCCACTCTTCAAAAAAAACTTCCTTCTATTGCATCGATTCAAACGATACAAACACGAATTGATTCCTGCAAAGAGATGAAAAACTTTGAAATTCTCTCTAGTCAGCTTGATTTAAATGTATCTATCCCGCCAATTCCAGATTTTGCTTTTTGCAAGCAGTGTCAAGATGAAATCTTAGATCAAGGCCATAGGCGTTATTTTTATCCGCTGATTAATTGCACGCAATGTGGTCCAAGATTTAGTGTCATACAGGCATTTCCCTATGATAGAGAAAGAACGAGTATGCAATCATTTGAAATGTGTCAGGAGTGTTTTGAAGAATATCAAGATGCACAGAGTCGATTTTTTCATGCTCAGCCCATATCATGTCCAAAATGTAGTCCTAAAATTTTTTGGATGGAAGAGGAGAGAAGAGATTATGTTCAGCTTTTTAGAGAGGTTGCAGAAAAAATTTTAAAAGGAGAGGTAGTTTGCATTCAATCAAATGGGGGATTTCATCTTATTTGTGATGCAACACAAGAGCAGGCAGTTATGAAGATAAGAGCGCTTAAATCTCGTCCCAAAAAGCCCCTAGCTTTGATGTGCAAAGATATCAGACAAGCTAGACAGTATGCCAAAATTTCAGCTCAAGAAGAAAAACTTTTAACTTCCAAAGAAGCTCCAATTGTTCTTTTAGAATCAAAAAAAACTCTCAAAAATGTCTCTAGGGATCGCTTGGGCATTATGCTTGCCTATACTCCGATCCATAGACTCTTATTTGAGTTTTTAGAGATGCCTTTGATAGCAACATCAGCTAATTTTAAGGGAAGTCCTATTGTATATCAAGCCAGAGAAGCATATCGATTGACTCCTTTTGTTCTTTGGCATCAAAGAGCGATTATCCAGCCTATTGAAGATAGTATTGTGCAGGTTGTTAGCACTCAAGATACAATAGTGATAAGAAATGCAAGGGGTTATGCACCCACAAGCTTTTCTCTCTCAGAAAAAGTGCCTTATCCAATGCTCGCAATGGGGGCAAATCAAAAATCTAGCTTTGCTTTTGCATTTGAAGATTTGATCGTTGTCTCTCCTTACATTGGAGATCTTAATCAGCTTGAGGTCTTTGAGCGTTTTAAACAGAGTATTTATAAAATGCAAGAAATGTATCAATTGGATTTTAAAGAAATAATTTGCGATCTGCATCCACAATATGAGAGCACAAAGTTGGCTTATGAAATGAGTTCAGCTCCCCTGCAGATCCAACACCATTATGCTCATGCGCTAAGTGTTTGTTTTGAACATCAATTGAGTTCTCGAGTTTTGAGCTTTTGTTTTGATGGGACGGGATATGGGGAGGATGGAGCAATTTGGGGAGGAGAGGTGATGCTTGTCGATCCTATTTCTTATGAGAGACTTTTGCATTTTAAATATTTCCCTCTTTTAGGAGGAGAAAGGGCGATCAAAGAGATTTGGAGGAACTTCTTTGCGCTTTTAGATAATGAGATTATGATGGAAAAAAAAGAAGAGTTTTTTATCCGACGAGGTAAAACTCTTCAAGAGATTCAAACACTAGATTTGATGAAACAAAGAAAAATCAATTCCCCCCAGACTTCAAGCGTTGGGAGGATTTTTGATGCGATTGCTTGGGTGTGTGGTTTGGAAGCGCAAGAATATGAGGGGGAGAGCGGAGAGTGGATTGAAAGTTTGTATTGTGAAGAGGTTAGTGAGTTTTATCCCTTTTGTGTTCAATCAGGTGAGATTTGTTTGGATTTTCAAAGCATCTTTGATGATGCGTATTGCAATCTTGATCCATCTATCATAGCTACAAAATTCCTCAATACCCTAGTTGAACTTATTGTGCAAATTGCCCAAAAGGATTCTTATGAAGTGGTGCTTTGTGGAGGAGTATTTTGCAACAGAATCTTGAGTGCAAAAGTCTTAAAAAGGATGAGAGAAAATCATCAAAAATGCTATATTGGGGAGAAGATCCCTCCAAATGACAATGGAATTGCCATCGGCCAACTTTATTTTTTATTACAAAGGAGACGCAATGCAGGATAA
- the hypB gene encoding hydrogenase nickel incorporation protein HypB has protein sequence MQDNPHLTKKIELVEKVLSKNDKEAIRVREFFDAHGILGLNFMSSPGSGKTTILEQLALKKSFRFNVIEGDLETENDANKLRKRGIEAVQIQTGSACHLDAFMISEAMQKLSFEEIEVCVIENIGNLVCPASYDVGTHYNIVLLSVTEGDDKVEKYPVMFKNADLILVSKCDLIEHFDFDPELVLQRAKKLNPHVEILQISSKSGEGIEALSSWICARRRKK, from the coding sequence ATGCAGGATAATCCACATCTAACAAAAAAGATTGAGCTTGTTGAGAAGGTTTTGAGTAAAAACGATAAAGAAGCAATAAGGGTGCGTGAGTTTTTTGATGCTCATGGAATTTTGGGGCTTAATTTTATGAGTTCCCCAGGAAGTGGGAAAACAACGATTTTAGAGCAACTTGCTTTAAAAAAATCATTTCGTTTTAATGTGATTGAGGGGGATTTGGAGACAGAAAATGATGCCAATAAATTGCGAAAAAGGGGGATTGAGGCAGTGCAGATTCAAACAGGGAGTGCTTGCCATCTTGATGCTTTTATGATCAGTGAAGCTATGCAAAAGCTTTCATTTGAGGAAATTGAAGTTTGTGTGATTGAGAATATTGGGAATCTCGTGTGTCCTGCAAGTTATGATGTAGGCACACATTACAATATTGTTCTTTTGTCTGTAACTGAGGGTGATGATAAGGTTGAAAAATACCCAGTGATGTTTAAAAATGCAGATTTGATTTTGGTGAGTAAATGTGATTTGATTGAGCATTTTGATTTTGATCCTGAGCTTGTCTTGCAACGCGCTAAAAAACTCAATCCACATGTTGAGATTTTACAAATCTCAAGCAAGAGCGGGGAGGGGATTGAGGCTTTAAGCTCTTGGATTTGCGCAAGAAGGAGGAAAAAATAA
- a CDS encoding HypC/HybG/HupF family hydrogenase formation chaperone has translation MCLSIPSQVVSIDEKNNTCIVDTMGTQREASLDIFKEKIEIGDYVLIHIGYVMNKISKEHAQESLELYQQMVEAIQREDEDA, from the coding sequence ATGTGTTTATCTATCCCATCTCAAGTTGTTTCAATTGATGAAAAAAATAACACTTGCATTGTAGATACAATGGGTACTCAAAGAGAAGCTAGCCTTGATATTTTTAAAGAAAAAATTGAGATTGGGGATTATGTTTTAATCCATATTGGATATGTGATGAATAAAATCTCAAAAGAACATGCACAAGAATCTTTAGAGCTCTATCAACAAATGGTTGAAGCAATTCAAAGGGAAGATGAAGATGCTTGA
- the hypD gene encoding hydrogenase formation protein HypD, with protein sequence MKMLELKQLYQGFRDPKSILAWSEKIKQEAKDLKCKIRVMEVCGGHTHSIMKYGINQLIEEVFEFIHGPGCPVCIMPKNRINHAVLLAQEENVILATLGDMIRIPSSKGSLSDARSKGADVRFVYSPLDLLKIAKENPNKTVIYFAIGFETTTPMSAALLERVEREGIKNILFHINHVLVPPPMEAILQNQDVHIDAFIAPSHVSVIAGSKIYEPFVSKYRIPTVVAGFEPVDLLEGLWMIVQQVKHREARLENQYKRSVSFEGNLLAQEKIEHYFELRESFMWRGIGEIPYSALRLKEKFAQYDAERVYDLPYEVVKEPKGCICPQIISGVAKPLSCKLFGIVCKPTSPIGSCMVSSEGVCNAYFRYGNLL encoded by the coding sequence ATGAAGATGCTTGAACTTAAACAGTTGTATCAAGGTTTTAGGGATCCTAAAAGTATTCTTGCATGGAGTGAGAAAATCAAGCAGGAGGCAAAGGATCTTAAATGCAAGATTCGAGTTATGGAGGTGTGTGGAGGACATACCCATAGCATTATGAAATATGGAATCAATCAGCTTATAGAAGAGGTGTTTGAATTTATCCATGGTCCTGGATGTCCTGTGTGCATCATGCCAAAAAACAGAATCAATCACGCTGTTTTGCTCGCCCAAGAAGAGAATGTGATTTTGGCAACTTTGGGGGACATGATCAGAATCCCAAGCTCTAAAGGTTCTCTCTCTGATGCAAGATCTAAGGGAGCAGATGTGAGATTTGTTTATTCTCCTCTTGATTTGCTGAAAATTGCCAAAGAAAATCCCAATAAAACCGTGATCTATTTTGCAATTGGCTTTGAGACGACAACACCAATGAGCGCGGCACTCCTTGAGCGGGTCGAGAGAGAGGGGATTAAAAATATTTTGTTTCATATCAATCATGTTTTGGTCCCTCCTCCAATGGAAGCGATTTTGCAAAATCAAGATGTGCATATTGATGCTTTTATTGCTCCTTCTCATGTGTCTGTAATTGCGGGTAGCAAGATTTATGAACCCTTTGTGAGCAAATATCGCATTCCCACAGTCGTAGCAGGTTTTGAGCCTGTTGATCTTTTGGAGGGGCTTTGGATGATTGTGCAACAAGTAAAGCATCGCGAAGCAAGGCTTGAAAATCAATACAAAAGATCAGTAAGTTTTGAGGGGAACTTGCTTGCTCAAGAAAAGATTGAGCATTATTTTGAATTGCGTGAAAGTTTTATGTGGCGTGGAATTGGAGAGATTCCTTATTCTGCCTTGCGTTTAAAGGAGAAATTTGCACAATATGATGCCGAGAGGGTTTATGACTTGCCTTATGAGGTAGTCAAAGAGCCAAAGGGGTGTATTTGCCCTCAAATTATTAGCGGTGTTGCAAAACCCCTTAGCTGTAAGCTTTTTGGGATAGTTTGCAAGCCTACTTCACCCATTGGAAGTTGCATGGTGAGCAGTGAGGGTGTTTGTAATGCTTATTTTAGATATGGAAATTTGCTTTAA
- the hypE gene encoding hydrogenase expression/formation protein HypE: MERVTLACGNGASENNALIQRVFFKHFENQILIQGNDSAILPSLSKMAFSTDSYTISPLFFAGGDIGKLSICGTCNDLTMMGARPKYLSASFIIEEGFELKQLEKIAQSMAEECRKNGVLIVTGDTKVVGRGHADGIYINTAGIGEVIYEGLNPQSLQHGDVIIVSNSIGKHGASIFSQREGIDLVSHLYSDCASLFPLVQTLFQSNLTLRALRDATRGGLAAVLNEWARSSQTCICIDEKQVPISDEVQGICEFLGLEAYALANEGTFVLALPKSDALRALEILHSHPLGKEAQIIGEVGGEYKQRVILDSGYGTRRFLDMPSGEILPRIC, from the coding sequence ATGGAGAGGGTTACATTGGCTTGTGGCAATGGAGCAAGCGAAAATAATGCATTGATCCAGCGTGTATTTTTTAAACATTTTGAAAATCAGATTTTGATACAGGGCAATGATTCTGCGATTTTACCCTCCTTGTCAAAAATGGCTTTCAGTACAGATTCTTATACGATTTCCCCACTTTTTTTTGCTGGAGGAGATATTGGAAAATTGAGTATCTGTGGGACTTGTAATGATTTGACTATGATGGGGGCGCGTCCTAAATACTTGAGTGCTTCTTTTATTATTGAGGAGGGATTTGAATTAAAACAATTAGAAAAAATTGCTCAATCTATGGCTGAAGAATGCAGAAAGAATGGGGTTTTGATTGTGACTGGAGATACAAAAGTTGTGGGAAGAGGTCATGCTGATGGAATCTATATCAATACTGCAGGCATTGGAGAGGTTATTTATGAGGGATTAAATCCACAATCTCTTCAACATGGAGATGTGATTATTGTGTCAAACTCTATTGGGAAGCATGGAGCAAGTATTTTTTCTCAGCGAGAGGGGATTGATTTGGTGAGCCATTTATATTCTGATTGTGCTTCTCTTTTTCCACTTGTGCAGACTTTATTTCAATCAAATTTGACCTTAAGAGCATTAAGAGATGCGACAAGAGGTGGGTTAGCCGCAGTTTTGAATGAATGGGCGAGGTCATCTCAGACTTGTATTTGCATTGATGAAAAGCAAGTTCCTATTTCTGATGAAGTGCAGGGAATCTGTGAGTTTTTAGGACTAGAGGCATATGCCTTAGCCAATGAGGGGACTTTTGTGCTTGCGCTTCCCAAAAGTGATGCATTAAGGGCTCTTGAGATTTTGCATTCTCATCCTTTGGGAAAGGAGGCTCAAATCATTGGTGAGGTTGGTGGAGAATATAAGCAAAGAGTGATTTTGGATAGTGGATATGGCACAAGACGCTTTTTAGATATGCCTAGTGGAGAGATTTTGCCAAGGATATGTTAG
- a CDS encoding hydrogenase maturation nickel metallochaperone HypA — protein sequence MHEYSVVQSFLELCEGYVKENQCTKVMSAKIKAGLFSGIELSLFQRALETFREGSVLENAEIEYVIQALKIYCLDCEIESENQTLICPLCQGQNVKAIDGEEFVLLSLEME from the coding sequence ATGCATGAATATTCTGTCGTTCAATCTTTTTTAGAACTTTGTGAGGGATATGTCAAAGAAAATCAATGCACAAAAGTGATGAGTGCAAAAATCAAAGCGGGACTTTTTAGCGGAATAGAACTTTCTCTCTTTCAGCGTGCCTTGGAGACTTTTAGAGAGGGGAGTGTGTTGGAAAATGCAGAGATTGAGTATGTGATACAAGCTCTAAAGATTTATTGCCTAGATTGTGAGATAGAGAGCGAGAATCAGACTTTGATCTGTCCTTTATGTCAAGGACAAAATGTTAAAGCTATCGATGGGGAAGAGTTTGTGCTATTGAGTCTTGAAATGGAATGA